In Nocardioides marinus, one DNA window encodes the following:
- a CDS encoding response regulator transcription factor, which yields MARVSDSTASRKPLKVLVYSDDVTTRQQVILALGRRPHPDLPELEYVEVATEPVVIQNMDAGHIDLAILDGEAVPAGGMGIAKQLKDEIFQCPPVVVLTGRPQDAWLATWSRAEAAVPHPLDPIALAETVVGLLRSRVPATSA from the coding sequence ATGGCCCGCGTGAGCGACTCCACTGCCTCCCGCAAGCCGCTGAAGGTCCTCGTCTACTCCGACGACGTCACCACGCGCCAGCAGGTCATCCTGGCCCTGGGTCGTCGGCCGCACCCCGACCTGCCCGAGCTCGAGTACGTCGAGGTCGCCACCGAGCCGGTGGTCATCCAGAACATGGACGCCGGGCACATCGACCTCGCGATCCTCGACGGGGAGGCCGTGCCGGCCGGGGGCATGGGCATCGCCAAGCAGCTCAAGGACGAGATCTTCCAGTGCCCTCCGGTGGTCGTGCTGACCGGGCGCCCGCAGGACGCCTGGCTGGCCACCTGGTCGCGGGCCGAGGCGGCGGTGCCGCACCCGCTGGACCCGATCGCCCTCGCCGAGACCGTCGTGGGCCTGCTGCGCTCGCGGGTCCCGGCCACCTCCGCCTGA
- a CDS encoding cytochrome c oxidase assembly protein codes for MLRTPLADASATSEYLPALDLTGVFTAWSFEPVPIVLVAWFGGLYLLGVRRLRARGDAWSPARTLSFVGIGLGSFLFATSSGLGTYDTTLLSVHMVQHMILSMLVPLALALGAPVTLALRTLPGSPRRWLLAVLHSRLATVLTFPPLVLAAYVVSPWALYYSGWYPATLESTYWHEAMHLHLVLVGAMFFWPLMGIDPVPGRVGYPFRVLITVLTLPFHAFLGVTIMGQETLIAGEHYLALREGPMGAWLPDALEDQHLAGGILWGSGDLIGLVFFGVLFTQWVRSSMAEARREDRRLDRLEAQEAARTARVPAE; via the coding sequence GTGCTCAGGACCCCCCTGGCGGACGCCTCCGCGACCTCGGAGTACCTGCCTGCCCTGGACCTGACGGGGGTCTTCACCGCCTGGTCGTTCGAGCCGGTGCCCATCGTGCTCGTGGCCTGGTTCGGTGGTCTGTACCTGCTCGGCGTACGCCGGCTCCGTGCCCGCGGCGACGCCTGGTCGCCCGCGCGCACGCTGTCCTTCGTGGGCATCGGGCTCGGGTCGTTCCTCTTCGCCACCTCGTCGGGTCTGGGGACCTACGACACGACGCTGCTCAGCGTCCACATGGTCCAGCACATGATCCTGTCGATGCTGGTGCCGCTGGCGCTCGCGCTCGGGGCCCCGGTGACGCTGGCGCTGAGGACGCTGCCCGGGTCGCCGCGGCGGTGGCTGCTCGCGGTGCTGCACTCGCGGCTCGCGACGGTGCTGACCTTCCCGCCGCTGGTCCTGGCGGCGTACGTCGTCTCGCCCTGGGCGCTCTACTACTCCGGGTGGTACCCCGCGACCCTGGAGTCGACGTACTGGCACGAGGCGATGCACCTGCACCTGGTGCTGGTCGGGGCGATGTTCTTCTGGCCGCTCATGGGGATCGACCCCGTGCCCGGGCGCGTCGGCTACCCCTTCCGAGTGCTCATCACGGTCCTCACGCTGCCCTTCCACGCCTTCCTCGGGGTGACGATCATGGGGCAGGAGACGCTCATCGCCGGGGAGCACTACCTCGCCCTGCGCGAGGGACCGATGGGAGCGTGGCTGCCCGACGCGCTGGAGGACCAGCACCTCGCGGGCGGCATCCTGTGGGGCTCGGGCGACCTCATCGGCCTGGTGTTCTTCGGGGTGCTGTTCACCCAGTGGGTGCGCTCCTCGATGGCCGAGGCCCGGCGTGAGGACCGCCGGCTGGACCGGCTGGAGGCCCAGGAGGCGGCCCGCACGGCGAGGGTCCCGGCGGAGTGA
- a CDS encoding heme-copper oxidase subunit III: protein MPASRLHGHHDRPSMVSVGTIIWLSSELMFFAALFAAYFTIRSVSPELWAQNTELLDVPFAAVNTTILVLSSLTCQLGVFAAERGQVGRSGSLLAVKGWGLREWFFLTYVMGAIFIGGQAVEYATLVQEGVTIQDSAYGTMFYLTTGFHGIHVTGGLIAFLLVLGRTYLARKFTHEQAVSAIVVSYYWHFVDVVWIGLFATIYLVK from the coding sequence ATCCCAGCATCCCGGCTCCACGGGCACCACGACCGACCCAGCATGGTCAGTGTCGGGACGATCATCTGGCTCTCCAGCGAGCTGATGTTCTTCGCGGCACTGTTCGCGGCGTACTTCACGATCCGCTCGGTCAGCCCGGAGCTGTGGGCCCAGAACACCGAGCTCCTCGACGTCCCCTTCGCGGCGGTCAACACCACGATCCTGGTGCTGTCCTCGCTGACCTGCCAGCTCGGCGTCTTCGCCGCCGAGCGCGGTCAGGTCGGCCGCTCGGGGTCGCTCCTCGCCGTCAAGGGCTGGGGCCTGCGCGAGTGGTTCTTCCTCACCTACGTGATGGGGGCGATCTTCATCGGCGGCCAGGCCGTCGAGTACGCCACGCTCGTGCAGGAGGGGGTCACCATCCAGGACTCCGCCTACGGCACGATGTTCTACCTGACAACCGGCTTCCACGGGATCCACGTGACCGGCGGCCTGATCGCCTTCCTGCTCGTGCTGGGGCGCACCTACCTGGCGCGCAAGTTCACCCACGAGCAGGCGGTCAGCGCGATCGTCGTCTCCTACTACTGGCACTTCGTCGACGTGGTGTGGATCGGGCTGTTCGCGACGATCTACCTCGTCAAGTGA
- a CDS encoding c-type cytochrome, protein MRILNLTAGRLSRHRRGPIAGALLLLLGLVTAGGLWTAVMTPASAEKTQDLASQVEEGRKLFLVGCSTCHGTNGEGITTDRGNNLGPSLVGVGAAAVDFQVGTGRMPMAQPGAQAPRKEVAYSEEETAALAAFVATLGPGPAIPDESDYSIEGLDSAAQEAAIVRGGQLFLTNCTACHNFEGSGGAMPRGGYAPKIRGVEPKYIYEALLTGPQTMPTFSNGNLTPDEKRDVIAYLGSLDDAAAIGGFTMGGLGPVAEGLFAWVVGIGALVGFAVWIAAHTTRSNKKKVEA, encoded by the coding sequence GTGCGCATCCTGAACCTCACTGCCGGCCGACTGTCCCGCCACCGTCGCGGGCCGATCGCGGGCGCGCTGCTGCTCCTGCTGGGGCTGGTCACCGCAGGCGGTCTCTGGACCGCCGTGATGACCCCGGCCTCGGCCGAGAAGACCCAGGACCTGGCCAGCCAGGTCGAGGAGGGTCGCAAGCTCTTCCTCGTGGGCTGCTCGACCTGCCACGGCACCAACGGCGAGGGCATCACCACCGACCGCGGCAACAACCTCGGTCCCTCGCTCGTCGGCGTCGGCGCCGCTGCGGTCGACTTCCAGGTCGGCACCGGCCGCATGCCGATGGCCCAGCCCGGCGCGCAGGCGCCCCGCAAGGAGGTCGCCTACAGCGAGGAGGAGACCGCCGCCCTGGCCGCGTTCGTCGCCACGCTCGGCCCCGGTCCGGCCATCCCCGACGAGAGCGACTACAGCATCGAGGGCCTGGACAGCGCGGCCCAGGAGGCCGCCATCGTCCGCGGTGGCCAGCTGTTCCTCACCAACTGCACCGCCTGCCACAACTTCGAGGGCTCCGGCGGCGCCATGCCCCGCGGTGGCTACGCCCCGAAGATCCGCGGCGTGGAGCCCAAGTACATCTACGAGGCCCTGCTGACCGGTCCGCAGACCATGCCGACCTTCAGCAACGGCAACCTGACCCCTGACGAGAAGCGCGACGTCATCGCCTACCTCGGCTCCCTCGACGACGCCGCTGCCATCGGTGGCTTCACGATGGGTGGTCTCGGCCCGGTGGCCGAGGGCCTGTTCGCCTGGGTCGTCGGCATCGGCGCGCTGGTCGGGTTCGCAGTCTGGATCGCCGCTCACACGACGCGGTCGAACAAGAAGAAGGTGGAGGCGTGA
- a CDS encoding Rieske 2Fe-2S domain-containing protein, giving the protein MSNELPGHGGSNLPAEEPIPNPGLPEHTWRPTDIDEAAAKRAERQIASMYVLSMVCVVLFVVTYFVADVGDNWNTFLGLGASTVGLGVFLGLALLLIGAGTIQWARKLMSDHEMVEMRHPARSSDEDREATLTALSAGAEDSGIARRPLVRNTLLASLGLLGAPAVVLLRDLGPTPSQAAEADYPGAGLEKTVWTAGMRVVRDVVGTPIKASDLEIGDLVNAEPEAIFPTEENGYPTLHGAELLVAKSKAAVIVVRMEPESIIPGEGRDNWSVDGIVCYSKICTHVGCPISLYERTTHHVLCPCHQSTFDLADSGRVVFGPAGRHLPQLPLAVDEEGYLVAQSDFTEPVGPTYWERDHKDIGDQGEADL; this is encoded by the coding sequence GTGAGCAACGAGCTGCCCGGCCACGGCGGGAGCAACCTCCCGGCCGAGGAGCCGATCCCCAACCCGGGTCTGCCCGAGCACACGTGGCGCCCCACCGACATCGACGAGGCGGCCGCCAAGCGCGCCGAGCGTCAGATCGCCTCGATGTACGTCTTGTCGATGGTCTGCGTCGTGCTGTTCGTGGTCACCTACTTCGTCGCCGACGTCGGCGACAACTGGAACACCTTCCTGGGCCTGGGCGCCTCCACGGTCGGCCTCGGGGTCTTCCTCGGCCTCGCGCTGCTGCTGATCGGCGCCGGCACGATCCAGTGGGCCCGCAAGCTGATGAGCGACCACGAGATGGTCGAGATGCGCCACCCCGCCCGTTCCTCCGACGAGGACCGCGAGGCCACGCTGACCGCTCTGTCGGCCGGCGCGGAGGACTCCGGCATCGCCCGCCGTCCGCTCGTGCGCAACACGCTGCTGGCCTCGCTCGGCCTGCTCGGCGCGCCCGCCGTGGTGCTGCTGCGCGACCTGGGCCCGACCCCGAGCCAGGCCGCCGAGGCCGACTACCCCGGCGCCGGCCTCGAGAAGACCGTGTGGACCGCGGGCATGCGCGTGGTCCGCGACGTCGTCGGCACCCCGATCAAGGCCTCCGACCTGGAGATCGGCGACCTCGTCAACGCCGAGCCCGAGGCGATCTTCCCCACCGAGGAGAACGGCTACCCGACGCTCCACGGCGCCGAGCTGCTGGTCGCCAAGTCCAAGGCCGCGGTCATCGTGGTCCGGATGGAGCCGGAGAGCATCATCCCGGGCGAGGGACGCGACAACTGGTCGGTGGACGGCATCGTCTGCTACTCCAAGATCTGCACCCACGTGGGCTGCCCGATCTCGCTCTACGAGCGCACCACGCACCACGTGCTGTGCCCCTGCCACCAGTCGACCTTCGACCTCGCCGACTCCGGTCGCGTGGTCTTCGGCCCGGCCGGCCGGCACCTCCCCCAGCTCCCCCTCGCCGTCGACGAGGAGGGCTACCTGGTGGCCCAGTCCGACTTCACCGAGCCGGTGGGGCCGACGTACTGGGAGCGCGACCACAAGGACATCGGCGACCAGGGAGAGGCTGACCTGTGA
- a CDS encoding cytochrome b N-terminal domain-containing protein, with product MSIDTSKVATSNSSAATAKKPGKGGAVANWADERLGLGTAMKKNLRKVFPDHWSFMLGEIALWSFVVLLLTGVFLTLWYHPSMAEVVYDGSYDPLRGVLMSDAMASTVHISFDVRGGLLMRQMHHWAAMIFIASMMVHLLRVYFTGAYRKPRELNWVIGSLLLLLGTLEGFTGYSLPDDLLSGTGIRAADGFMKSMPVVGSYMSFFLFGGEFPGEQIIPRLYTVHVLLIPGILLALIGAHMLLLVYHKHTQWPGPGRTEENVVGFPMLPVYAAKAGGFFFIVFGVTALMGGLLGINPIWKYGPYDPTKVTAGSQPDWYMGWPDGALRIMPGWEFHFFGYSFALNVFLPIIVLPGLMFTILLLLPFLEAWITGDKREHHLLERPRNAPTRTALMVSLMTFYGLMWAAGGNDLIAIKLNASINQITYFMRVAVFVGPAIAFWITRRWCISLQRHDQEKLLHGYETGVILRSPEGGYSERHLPISEASAYTLTARDRDEVYSPHGETDASGVDAPGGRLNGLRAKLSELWFADNVQKPTAQELEEARHHAEHEHELTASLDGHAADGHQFDGHHAVEGETLRGS from the coding sequence GTGAGCATCGACACCAGCAAGGTGGCCACGAGCAACAGCTCGGCCGCCACCGCGAAGAAGCCCGGCAAGGGCGGGGCGGTGGCCAACTGGGCCGACGAGCGCCTGGGCCTGGGCACCGCGATGAAGAAGAACCTGCGCAAGGTCTTCCCGGACCACTGGTCCTTCATGCTGGGCGAGATCGCCCTGTGGAGCTTCGTGGTCCTGCTCCTGACCGGCGTGTTCCTCACGCTGTGGTACCACCCGAGCATGGCCGAGGTCGTCTACGACGGCTCCTACGACCCGCTGCGCGGCGTGCTGATGTCCGACGCGATGGCCTCGACGGTCCACATCTCCTTCGACGTGCGCGGTGGACTGCTCATGCGGCAGATGCACCACTGGGCCGCGATGATCTTCATCGCCTCGATGATGGTCCACCTGCTGCGCGTCTACTTCACCGGCGCCTACCGCAAGCCGCGTGAGCTCAACTGGGTCATCGGCTCGCTGCTGCTGCTCCTCGGCACCCTCGAGGGCTTCACCGGCTACTCGCTGCCCGACGACCTGCTCTCCGGCACCGGTATCCGCGCCGCGGACGGCTTCATGAAGTCGATGCCGGTCGTGGGCTCCTACATGAGCTTCTTCCTCTTCGGCGGCGAGTTCCCGGGCGAGCAGATCATCCCGCGGCTCTACACCGTCCACGTGCTGCTGATCCCGGGCATCCTGCTGGCGCTCATCGGGGCCCACATGCTGCTGCTCGTCTACCACAAGCACACCCAGTGGCCCGGACCCGGCCGCACCGAGGAGAACGTCGTCGGCTTCCCGATGCTCCCCGTGTACGCCGCGAAGGCCGGTGGTTTCTTCTTCATCGTCTTCGGCGTCACCGCGCTGATGGGCGGCCTGCTCGGCATCAACCCGATCTGGAAGTACGGCCCCTACGACCCGACCAAGGTCACCGCCGGTTCACAGCCGGACTGGTACATGGGCTGGCCCGACGGCGCGCTGCGCATCATGCCGGGCTGGGAGTTCCACTTCTTCGGCTACTCCTTCGCGCTCAACGTCTTCCTGCCGATCATCGTGCTCCCGGGCCTGATGTTCACGATCCTGCTCCTCCTGCCCTTCCTGGAGGCCTGGATCACCGGCGACAAGCGGGAGCACCACCTGCTGGAGCGTCCGCGCAACGCGCCGACGCGCACGGCCCTGATGGTCTCGCTGATGACGTTCTACGGCCTGATGTGGGCTGCCGGCGGCAACGACCTGATCGCGATCAAGCTCAACGCGAGCATCAACCAGATCACCTACTTCATGCGGGTGGCGGTGTTCGTCGGGCCGGCGATCGCCTTCTGGATCACGCGGCGTTGGTGCATCTCCCTGCAGCGTCACGACCAGGAGAAGCTGCTGCACGGCTACGAGACCGGTGTCATCCTGCGCTCCCCCGAGGGCGGCTACTCCGAGCGTCACCTGCCGATCAGCGAGGCCTCCGCCTACACGCTGACCGCGCGGGACCGCGACGAGGTCTACTCCCCCCACGGCGAGACCGACGCCTCCGGCGTCGACGCTCCGGGTGGGCGCCTCAACGGGCTGCGGGCCAAGCTCTCCGAGCTCTGGTTCGCCGACAACGTGCAGAAGCCGACCGCGCAGGAGCTCGAGGAGGCCCGGCACCACGCCGAGCACGAGCACGAGCTCACGGCGTCCTTGGACGGCCACGCGGCCGACGGCCACCAGTTCGACGGCCACCACGCCGTCGAGGGTGAGACGCTTCGCGGGTCGTAG